Proteins encoded in a region of the Mucilaginibacter sabulilitoris genome:
- the gap gene encoding type I glyceraldehyde-3-phosphate dehydrogenase: MKIAINGFGRIGRMALRALQDKTNIEVVAINDLTDIDTLVHLLKYDTAHSRFPGEVSADGESLVVNGKRIKLLSERDPEKLPWGELGVERVIESTGRFTDKKAAEAHIRAGAKKVLITAPATGGIKTVVHGVNNELISDDEIYSTASCTTGSIAPVLHILEKEYGIESGYMVTVHAFTADQNLQDAPHKDLRRARAAAYNIIPTTTGAAKAIGDVLPNLKGKLDGYSYRVPVIDGSIVDLSINLKQEVSVAELNEVLKRYADTTLKGIMQYTEEAFVSSDILGNTHSSIVDGTMTKAIGKLVKVVAWYDNEVGISNRISELISAI, encoded by the coding sequence ATGAAAATTGCAATAAATGGATTTGGCCGAATTGGCAGAATGGCCTTGCGTGCTTTACAGGATAAAACGAACATAGAAGTTGTCGCGATAAACGATTTGACCGATATAGATACATTGGTGCATTTGCTTAAATATGATACAGCCCACAGCCGCTTTCCCGGCGAGGTGAGCGCTGATGGAGAAAGCCTGGTTGTTAACGGAAAACGAATTAAACTATTGAGTGAAAGAGATCCTGAAAAACTGCCTTGGGGTGAGTTAGGGGTTGAGCGGGTGATTGAGTCGACCGGAAGATTCACCGATAAAAAAGCTGCCGAAGCTCACATCCGTGCAGGGGCCAAAAAAGTATTGATCACGGCACCTGCTACAGGCGGCATCAAAACCGTTGTACATGGTGTTAACAATGAATTAATTAGTGATGACGAGATTTACTCTACAGCCTCATGTACCACAGGCAGTATCGCACCGGTGCTGCATATATTAGAAAAAGAATACGGAATAGAATCGGGCTATATGGTTACGGTTCACGCTTTTACCGCTGATCAAAATTTACAGGATGCGCCGCACAAAGATCTTCGCCGGGCTCGTGCTGCAGCTTACAATATTATCCCCACAACTACCGGTGCGGCAAAAGCCATAGGCGATGTTTTACCGAACCTAAAAGGTAAGCTGGACGGTTACTCATACCGCGTTCCGGTAATTGACGGTTCAATTGTCGATCTGTCGATCAACCTGAAACAAGAGGTATCAGTTGCTGAACTCAATGAGGTATTAAAGCGCTATGCAGACACCACATTAAAAGGAATCATGCAATATACTGAGGAGGCTTTTGTATCGTCCGATATTTTGGGTAACACACACTCATCAATTGTAGATGGCACTATGACCAAAGCTATCGGCAAATTGGTTAAAGTGGTAGCCTGGTATGATAACGAAGTTGGCATATCTAACCGGATCTCTGAACTGATCAGCGCAATATAA
- a CDS encoding NmrA/HSCARG family protein, whose product MSNNSKTETIPTDSKPLITIVGVLGKQGLSAAHSLLESGGYRVRGITRRINSQEAVSLAAKGVELINIPLDLGHYNEYVSAFHGSDGVFLMTPQIAPPATHEYELGKELADAAVEAGVRHVIFSSLENIDKISAGKLFAPHFTDKARIEEYIRTLPITSSFIYMAFFFTNLIEYYTPYQDNDTLVFPIYLPKNFKAPFVDPLTATGPAVLEIFSNPDVYSGKAMPVIGEIISPQELVETFISVTGKKAVYSSAFTSEELLQHFPEFTNNNDLVREFSGMVEFAVEYGYFKPNRDLEWSRRINPNSLNWEQFLIKTGWTGEKRAY is encoded by the coding sequence ATGAGCAACAATTCAAAAACTGAAACAATACCAACAGACAGCAAACCTTTAATCACTATTGTCGGGGTTTTAGGAAAACAAGGTCTCAGTGCGGCACATTCCTTGTTAGAAAGTGGCGGTTACCGTGTTCGCGGTATTACCCGTCGGATAAATTCACAGGAAGCCGTTAGTTTAGCAGCAAAAGGTGTCGAACTCATTAATATTCCGCTTGATTTGGGACACTATAATGAATATGTGTCGGCTTTTCATGGCTCTGACGGTGTATTTCTGATGACACCTCAAATTGCCCCTCCGGCAACCCATGAATATGAGTTAGGCAAAGAATTAGCTGATGCGGCTGTTGAAGCTGGTGTAAGGCATGTGATTTTTAGTAGCTTAGAAAATATTGATAAAATATCCGCCGGGAAATTATTCGCACCGCATTTTACAGACAAGGCAAGGATTGAAGAATATATACGCACACTGCCAATTACCAGTTCGTTTATTTATATGGCCTTCTTTTTCACAAATTTAATTGAGTATTATACGCCATATCAGGATAACGATACTCTGGTTTTTCCGATTTATTTACCAAAGAATTTTAAAGCCCCTTTTGTCGATCCACTTACAGCCACAGGCCCTGCGGTACTGGAGATCTTTTCGAATCCAGATGTGTATAGTGGTAAAGCAATGCCTGTCATTGGAGAAATCATTTCACCACAGGAATTGGTAGAGACTTTCATAAGCGTGACTGGAAAGAAAGCTGTTTACAGTTCCGCTTTTACCAGTGAAGAACTGCTCCAACACTTCCCGGAATTTACTAATAACAATGACTTGGTTAGAGAGTTTTCAGGCATGGTTGAGTTTGCTGTTGAATATGGCTATTTTAAACCAAACCGGGATCTGGAATGGAGTAGACGGATCAATCCTAACTCTTTGAACTGGGAACAGTTTTTAATAAAAACAGGTTGGACAGGTGAAAAACGAGCTTATTAA
- a CDS encoding winged helix-turn-helix transcriptional regulator, translating to MGKEHENDLVMVNEKLYPCTLSVAMDLVGGKWKVVILYYLKDGEKRYSELRKDLHGVTEMTLSLQLKQLEADGLISRHVYGDKPPIKVIYSLTAFGKSFNPVLDAIRIWGNQIVEEKGEFIKRG from the coding sequence ATGGGAAAAGAGCATGAAAATGACCTGGTCATGGTCAACGAAAAATTATACCCCTGCACGTTAAGCGTTGCCATGGATCTCGTGGGCGGTAAATGGAAAGTGGTAATTCTTTATTATTTGAAAGACGGAGAAAAACGCTATAGTGAGCTTAGGAAAGATTTACATGGCGTTACCGAAATGACCCTGAGCTTGCAGTTGAAACAACTCGAAGCGGATGGTTTAATCTCCAGGCATGTATATGGGGATAAGCCACCGATCAAAGTCATTTATAGTTTAACAGCGTTTGGTAAATCATTCAATCCAGTCCTTGACGCTATTCGTATTTGGGGCAATCAAATCGTTGAAGAAAAGGGTGAGTTTATTAAAAGAGGCTGA
- a CDS encoding sensor histidine kinase, whose amino-acid sequence MTSHGNIANTINRNTKIVLLLTFTFVSSYAIGFVIFPYSYWIASFGTTISEIIIIALINVVFCGIVLAISLYIDKMLNKRIPWTDQPLKRLFTQTLLQIIGILLLIICCGIANYLFGNPVNTKPSPVTLRQGFYIVIAVIVWALMVSALNTGDFLLTNWKIATLKAADFEIKAAQNKQLAAEIELQALKLQLDPHFVFNNLSALSELILKDQQLGYEYTENFAKAYRYLLVNAKRKLITLREELKFLDAYLFLINNRMGGGTVFEVNIDESQLERMIAPVSLQLLIENALQHNRREENNPLVIKIYSNNENELVVSNIMLPLVNKANSTGIGLKNIISRYALIGDQQPSIHQTAETFTVKIPLVK is encoded by the coding sequence ATGACGAGTCACGGAAATATAGCTAACACAATAAATAGAAATACAAAGATCGTGTTGTTATTAACATTCACCTTTGTAAGTTCATATGCAATCGGATTCGTCATATTTCCATATTCTTATTGGATAGCCTCTTTTGGTACTACCATTTCCGAAATAATAATAATTGCTTTAATCAATGTGGTGTTTTGCGGAATTGTGCTGGCAATCAGCCTCTATATTGACAAGATGTTAAACAAAAGGATACCATGGACGGATCAGCCTTTAAAACGTTTATTTACCCAAACTTTACTGCAAATCATAGGAATTTTATTACTTATCATTTGTTGCGGTATTGCAAACTATTTATTTGGAAATCCTGTGAATACAAAACCTTCACCTGTTACCTTAAGACAGGGTTTTTATATCGTTATTGCCGTCATAGTATGGGCTCTCATGGTTAGCGCACTTAACACTGGTGATTTTTTATTAACGAATTGGAAAATTGCCACGCTAAAGGCGGCTGATTTTGAGATTAAGGCTGCACAAAATAAGCAACTGGCGGCTGAGATAGAATTACAGGCCCTTAAATTGCAACTCGACCCTCATTTTGTTTTCAATAATCTAAGTGCACTTTCAGAATTGATTTTGAAAGATCAGCAACTAGGATATGAATACACAGAGAATTTTGCTAAAGCTTACCGGTATTTATTAGTCAACGCTAAAAGGAAGCTCATCACATTACGTGAAGAATTAAAATTCCTTGATGCCTACCTTTTTCTGATTAACAATCGAATGGGAGGCGGAACTGTTTTTGAAGTTAACATTGACGAATCACAGCTTGAAAGGATGATTGCTCCGGTTTCGCTTCAGTTGCTTATCGAAAATGCGCTGCAGCATAACCGCAGAGAAGAAAATAACCCATTAGTCATCAAAATTTACTCGAACAATGAGAATGAACTGGTAGTGTCCAACATTATGTTACCCTTAGTAAATAAAGCTAATTCAACCGGCATTGGCTTAAAAAACATCATTAGCAGATATGCTTTAATAGGTGATCAACAACCATCCATTCATCAGACCGCTGAAACTTTTACAGTAAAAATCCCCCTTGTTAAATGA
- a CDS encoding LytR/AlgR family response regulator transcription factor — protein sequence MNVIKKILIIEDEKLSAERIKRLILEIRPNTEIVGMLPGVKKTVDWLSENDCPDLIMMDVKLADGLSFEIFNLTDVKCPVIFTTAYDEYAVKAFKYNSVDYLLKPIEKEELEAALIKYENVTIQPLSQQVLIESVLAQLQPKEYRRRFLLPYRDTYRKINVSDIAFFFSNMNISYANLFSGEQIIVSQTLEILEQELEPKNFFRINRQYILHIDSIEQIHNFFNGKLRLKVKNCDDPDIIVSRTKAPMLKTWLDF from the coding sequence ATGAATGTTATAAAAAAAATATTGATCATAGAGGATGAGAAGCTAAGTGCTGAGCGAATAAAGAGGTTAATACTTGAGATCAGACCAAATACAGAGATTGTAGGTATGCTTCCTGGTGTTAAAAAAACAGTAGACTGGCTTTCTGAAAACGATTGCCCAGATCTGATCATGATGGATGTGAAACTGGCAGACGGACTGAGTTTCGAAATATTCAACTTAACCGATGTAAAATGTCCGGTAATTTTTACAACCGCATATGATGAATATGCGGTTAAAGCATTCAAGTATAACAGTGTGGATTACCTGCTTAAGCCCATAGAAAAAGAGGAGTTGGAAGCTGCCTTAATAAAATATGAAAATGTTACCATACAACCATTATCTCAACAGGTATTAATAGAGAGCGTATTGGCTCAACTACAACCAAAGGAATATCGTAGACGCTTTCTTCTGCCGTACCGGGATACCTATCGAAAGATCAATGTTTCAGATATTGCCTTTTTCTTTTCAAACATGAACATTAGCTACGCGAATTTATTTAGCGGAGAGCAAATTATAGTATCGCAAACACTCGAAATCCTGGAACAAGAATTGGAACCAAAGAATTTCTTTAGGATAAACAGGCAATACATTTTACACATCGATTCCATTGAACAGATCCATAATTTCTTTAATGGTAAACTAAGGCTCAAAGTCAAAAACTGCGATGATCCAGATATTATAGTTAGCCGGACTAAAGCTCCGATGTTGAAGACGTGGTTAGATTTTTAA
- a CDS encoding DUF3347 domain-containing protein, whose translation MNPLKITALSFVITLASIVTVKAQTALSKPVNAVITNYLALKDALVSGDGAAAETKARTLLTGIDDIPKAGLSADEAALLPKSEFDSRHISEVNKIAHQREHFASLSNNLYALVKKLKLNNTILYRQYCTMTKAYYLSETDKGKDPYMGMANCSKVTETLPPAKK comes from the coding sequence ATGAATCCTTTAAAAATTACCGCGCTATCATTTGTAATAACATTGGCCTCAATCGTAACTGTTAAAGCGCAAACAGCGTTAAGCAAGCCAGTAAATGCCGTGATAACTAACTATCTGGCTTTGAAAGATGCGTTAGTTAGTGGCGATGGTGCTGCAGCTGAAACTAAAGCGAGGACACTTTTGACGGGTATTGATGACATCCCTAAAGCAGGCTTAAGCGCAGATGAGGCTGCCTTATTACCGAAATCGGAATTTGACAGCAGGCATATCAGTGAGGTAAATAAAATCGCGCACCAGCGGGAGCATTTTGCAAGCCTGTCCAACAACCTCTATGCTTTAGTGAAAAAGTTAAAATTAAATAATACAATTCTTTACCGTCAATATTGCACTATGACCAAAGCTTACTATTTGAGCGAAACAGATAAAGGCAAAGACCCTTATATGGGGATGGCTAATTGCAGCAAGGTAACTGAAACATTACCGCCAGCGAAAAAATAA
- a CDS encoding cytochrome-c peroxidase, whose translation MKVKITVILVLLTFIVICTAFDNGFKGINYGVVADSVRFAVPANFPKPVYDFKDNPVTGNGFKLGRILFYDPLLSKDKSISCANCHQSFAAFANLDHAVSHGVDECLGTRNAPPLFNLAWQKEFMWDGGVHHIEVSPMNAMTNPCEMATDLNTIVSRLQETKAYSALFKAAFGTAEINSQRVFRAMAQFTSMLVSANSKYDKYIRHEAGGTFTSDETAGYALFKTHCSTCHQEPLFTDLTYRSNGLDLRSEDIGRDSITHLETDRGKFRVPSLRNVELTSPYMHDGRFDDLKQVLEHYNSGVKNTANLDPDLHKAGILGIRLNMKEQSQLIAFLKTLTDTAFANDKRFQTPQ comes from the coding sequence ATGAAGGTTAAGATCACTGTCATTTTGGTGCTGCTTACTTTTATTGTGATTTGCACAGCTTTCGACAATGGATTCAAAGGGATAAATTATGGTGTTGTCGCGGATAGCGTTCGCTTCGCCGTGCCTGCTAATTTCCCTAAGCCGGTTTATGATTTTAAAGACAATCCGGTAACCGGTAACGGCTTTAAGCTAGGCCGGATATTATTTTACGATCCGTTGTTATCTAAAGATAAATCTATATCCTGCGCAAACTGCCATCAGTCCTTCGCCGCCTTTGCCAATCTCGACCATGCAGTTAGTCACGGCGTGGATGAGTGCCTCGGTACGCGAAATGCACCTCCGCTGTTTAACCTGGCCTGGCAAAAGGAGTTTATGTGGGACGGCGGCGTGCATCATATTGAAGTTTCGCCGATGAATGCAATGACAAATCCCTGTGAAATGGCAACCGATCTGAATACAATTGTGAGCAGGTTACAGGAAACGAAAGCTTACAGCGCTTTATTCAAAGCTGCGTTCGGTACTGCTGAGATCAATTCACAACGGGTATTCCGGGCGATGGCACAATTTACGAGTATGCTGGTTTCAGCCAATTCCAAGTATGATAAATATATCAGGCATGAAGCAGGCGGAACTTTCACCTCCGATGAAACGGCGGGATACGCCTTGTTTAAAACCCATTGCAGTACCTGTCACCAGGAGCCCTTGTTTACTGATCTTACTTACCGCAGCAACGGGCTGGACTTAAGGTCAGAAGATATTGGCAGAGACAGCATAACTCATTTGGAAACCGACCGAGGTAAATTCAGGGTACCATCCTTACGCAACGTCGAACTAACCAGCCCTTATATGCACGATGGCCGGTTTGACGACCTAAAGCAGGTTTTGGAACATTATAATTCGGGAGTTAAAAACACAGCCAACCTTGATCCAGACCTTCATAAAGCAGGTATTTTAGGAATACGTTTGAATATGAAGGAACAATCACAACTGATTGCTTTTTTAAAAACATTGACAGATACCGCCTTTGCAAACGACAAGCGGTTTCAAACACCTCAATAA
- a CDS encoding MbnP family protein: MKNNMKKLLPLLLLSAIAFATTANSKIDDPKKNIKTGSLSVHFVNLINGRDLKLNDTVSLYKNANGDDFKVTTFKYYISNVSLIEKNGGKVIVPDSYFLINAADSSTLIQKITNIPEGKYVGMTFTIGVDSLRNFAGAQSGALDPAKGMFWTWNSGYIFVKLEGESTKSTAKKNRLTFHIGGAKDPDNTIRTFTQKFPNTLRISDGKLPELELVANAGALFQGKTTVDFAKLNFTMGGPNSVVVADNYANGLFKIIKVRN; this comes from the coding sequence ATGAAAAACAACATGAAAAAACTATTGCCCCTACTGTTATTGTCAGCCATCGCCTTCGCTACCACCGCCAATTCGAAAATCGATGATCCTAAGAAAAACATAAAGACCGGGAGTCTATCTGTACACTTCGTCAATTTAATAAACGGTAGAGACTTGAAGTTAAACGACACCGTTTCCCTTTACAAAAACGCCAACGGTGATGATTTCAAAGTAACCACGTTTAAGTATTACATCAGCAATGTGAGCCTTATCGAGAAAAACGGCGGCAAGGTAATTGTACCTGATTCTTACTTTTTAATAAATGCAGCTGATTCTTCAACTCTAATTCAAAAGATTACCAATATACCAGAAGGGAAGTATGTCGGCATGACATTTACCATTGGCGTGGATAGTCTTCGTAATTTTGCAGGTGCCCAATCAGGTGCGCTTGACCCTGCTAAAGGTATGTTTTGGACCTGGAATAGTGGTTATATTTTTGTCAAACTGGAAGGTGAGTCAACGAAATCAACAGCTAAGAAGAACAGGCTGACTTTCCACATCGGTGGTGCCAAAGACCCCGATAACACTATTCGCACATTTACACAAAAGTTTCCAAATACTTTAAGGATAAGCGATGGGAAATTACCGGAACTGGAACTGGTAGCTAATGCCGGAGCTTTATTCCAGGGTAAAACGACTGTTGATTTTGCCAAGCTAAATTTCACAATGGGCGGCCCGAACTCCGTAGTTGTAGCAGACAACTATGCTAATGGTTTATTTAAGATCATTAAAGTAAGAAATTAA
- a CDS encoding TonB-dependent receptor, protein MKFLYTLSIILFTIHVFAQSSKVQGTVTVFGGEAIVNTTVKLLNTNYGDITNSQGKYNINNLTEGNYTISISALGYASQLKAFELKKGQILILDFKLAESNQQLNEVTVSSEKRQEAIQKIPAAITSLDAKQIKDYRLWDITNLTAIAPSLFVVEHGNSTSSNFFNIRGVMGFSNEQAVATYVDGVYQFDYFSAPPLFNDVQSIEILRGPQGTLYGRNAFGGVVNITTKQPGNTPSGYAEMTFGNYGEQRYTVSLSEPIIKDKLFASGSFTYNHRGSIYYNEFTKSGFDRREDYSGNFNLRYLPSAKWSLALNVKTENDNDRGSFPWIGSIDDVFSKPYQVNTNNTNVERRNNFNTSLAANYYGRNFNFTSVSSYIDWHAWYEGKGVDYDFSPLDILSTAPDNHQHVFSQEIRFASPSASQSKFKWVAGAYGFTQNLYTYSPVYYGPDYLQLDPTSGAPFTMTSISHGNNKGYAFFGQGIYSLTDKLDFTAGIRYDYESRGLGQYTHYQKDPDPETLLTPNADYRASFHAVTPKFVLSYKLQENMLLYGSYARGFRAGGLNTNATNPAQVPYQPEHSDNYEIGWKNTLFNNKLKLNLTAFYLEQHNQQISTAMDGINALILNVGEMHNKGAELELTALPIKGLQIDWNGSYSHARYTSLLLYSADAKGVVDYKGDQPINTPPVSSMLAAQYTYNFSGSKQQFAAFVRGEYRYIDKYYFDFINSLSQPAYNLFNAKAGITSKHLELNFWARNISDKKYVAYGSFGTFLLGTPRTYGTTLIAKF, encoded by the coding sequence ATGAAATTTTTATATACTTTATCCATTATTCTATTTACCATCCATGTTTTTGCACAATCATCAAAAGTGCAAGGTACTGTTACAGTGTTCGGCGGAGAAGCCATTGTTAATACAACAGTTAAACTACTCAATACCAATTATGGCGATATAACGAACAGCCAGGGCAAGTACAACATTAATAACTTGACTGAGGGGAATTATACCATAAGCATTTCTGCACTCGGCTACGCTTCGCAATTGAAAGCCTTTGAACTTAAAAAAGGGCAAATATTGATCCTTGATTTTAAACTTGCTGAAAGTAACCAGCAACTGAATGAGGTGACAGTATCCTCTGAAAAGCGACAGGAGGCTATACAAAAAATACCGGCAGCGATCACTTCTTTAGACGCCAAACAAATTAAGGATTACCGTTTATGGGATATTACGAACCTGACCGCCATTGCACCAAGTTTATTTGTTGTGGAACATGGCAACAGCACCAGCTCTAATTTTTTTAACATTCGCGGGGTGATGGGATTTTCCAATGAGCAGGCCGTCGCTACTTATGTCGATGGTGTCTACCAGTTTGATTACTTTTCAGCGCCGCCCCTGTTCAATGATGTACAGAGCATTGAGATCCTGCGAGGCCCGCAGGGAACGTTATATGGTCGCAACGCCTTCGGCGGTGTGGTCAATATTACCACCAAACAACCTGGCAATACGCCATCCGGTTATGCGGAGATGACTTTTGGCAATTACGGAGAGCAGCGTTATACGGTAAGCCTTTCAGAACCTATCATCAAAGACAAACTGTTTGCCAGCGGCTCTTTTACTTATAATCACCGTGGCTCGATCTATTATAATGAGTTTACCAAAAGCGGCTTTGACAGACGGGAAGATTATTCAGGCAATTTTAATTTACGTTATCTGCCCTCGGCCAAATGGTCACTTGCACTGAATGTAAAAACAGAGAATGACAATGACCGGGGCAGCTTTCCCTGGATAGGATCAATTGATGATGTATTTTCAAAACCATACCAGGTCAATACAAACAATACCAATGTGGAACGGAGAAACAACTTCAACACCTCGCTGGCTGCCAACTACTACGGCAGGAACTTTAACTTCACTTCCGTATCATCTTACATCGATTGGCACGCCTGGTATGAGGGTAAGGGTGTGGATTATGATTTTAGTCCTTTAGATATCCTGAGTACCGCGCCCGATAACCACCAGCATGTTTTCTCACAGGAAATCCGTTTTGCCTCGCCATCGGCAAGCCAAAGCAAATTCAAATGGGTAGCTGGCGCATATGGTTTTACGCAAAATCTCTATACCTATTCGCCGGTCTATTATGGGCCTGACTACTTACAGCTCGATCCAACCTCCGGCGCTCCCTTTACCATGACCAGCATCAGCCACGGCAATAATAAAGGTTACGCCTTTTTTGGGCAGGGTATTTATTCCTTAACTGATAAGCTGGACTTTACTGCCGGGATACGTTACGATTATGAAAGCCGTGGACTTGGGCAGTATACCCATTACCAAAAAGATCCTGATCCGGAAACCTTGTTGACTCCTAATGCGGATTATCGTGCCAGCTTTCACGCGGTAACACCCAAATTCGTATTAAGCTACAAATTGCAAGAGAACATGCTGCTTTACGGCTCTTATGCACGAGGTTTCCGCGCCGGGGGATTAAATACCAATGCGACCAATCCCGCACAAGTTCCTTACCAGCCGGAACATTCAGATAATTACGAGATCGGCTGGAAAAACACGCTGTTTAATAACAAGCTGAAATTAAACCTGACCGCATTTTACCTTGAACAGCATAACCAGCAAATCAGTACTGCAATGGACGGTATTAACGCATTGATACTGAATGTAGGTGAAATGCACAATAAGGGCGCGGAACTGGAATTAACCGCCCTACCCATAAAAGGCTTGCAAATAGATTGGAATGGGAGTTATTCCCATGCCCGCTATACCTCGCTATTGTTGTACAGTGCAGATGCAAAAGGCGTTGTCGATTACAAAGGTGATCAGCCCATCAACACCCCACCGGTCAGTTCGATGCTGGCAGCTCAGTACACATACAATTTCTCGGGAAGCAAGCAACAATTCGCTGCATTCGTTAGAGGCGAATACCGATACATAGACAAATATTATTTCGATTTCATCAACAGTTTAAGTCAGCCTGCCTATAATTTGTTCAATGCTAAAGCGGGTATTACGAGCAAACATTTAGAGCTGAACTTCTGGGCGCGTAATATCTCTGATAAAAAGTATGTCGCTTACGGTTCTTTTGGAACCTTCCTTTTGGGAACACCAAGAACTTATGGAACAACATTGATCGCTAAATTTTAA
- a CDS encoding phage integrase SAM-like domain-containing protein — protein MATTVSARIYSHHEKSDGTFNVKYVVYHKGERKFIDSPHFVSKRQITKDFDIKDKFVLKWLDETLDDYRILISAISSRLDFFTCEELRDYLRDSNKDIDLIEFANSHIDYLKENGREPYSRTFRKIRNSLIDYFGRSNISINEIHSNMLYMYERFLKAPRTISRNNQLGKLVTTTEKGLSKGGLHAHMRDLRTLFNEAKRKYNNDELGIIRIKHYPFTKYKVGSPPATKVRSFSVEEVIQIRDADVPKDTRIELARDMFMLSFYLCGTNAVDFYHASEVNVIDGRFEYKRSKTQGRRQDEAFISIKIVDEAKPLLEKYLGKLNNRYGAYDYLDYALYKGMKGLRDLTGLLEITLYWARHTFGTLARNDCRMSIDDIAEALNHIDNGHATTDIYLAKDWGIVDDVQCEVVDLIVQFQNAKENVININYSTSRGSMRVVSA, from the coding sequence ATGGCTACGACCGTAAGTGCAAGAATTTATTCGCACCATGAAAAGAGCGATGGTACTTTTAATGTAAAGTATGTCGTGTATCACAAAGGAGAAAGAAAATTTATAGATTCTCCTCATTTTGTTTCTAAAAGGCAAATCACCAAGGACTTTGACATTAAGGACAAATTTGTTCTTAAGTGGCTGGATGAAACCCTGGATGATTACCGGATTTTGATCAGCGCAATTAGTTCACGGCTTGATTTCTTTACCTGTGAAGAGTTGCGGGATTATTTGAGGGACAGCAATAAGGACATTGATCTTATTGAGTTTGCTAATTCCCACATTGACTATCTCAAAGAAAACGGCCGCGAGCCATATTCAAGAACATTCCGGAAAATAAGAAACAGCCTAATAGATTATTTTGGCCGTTCAAATATTTCCATAAATGAAATCCATTCCAACATGCTGTACATGTACGAGCGCTTCCTAAAAGCTCCCCGTACCATATCCCGCAATAATCAATTAGGAAAGTTAGTGACCACCACTGAGAAAGGTCTTTCCAAAGGTGGCTTGCATGCACACATGCGAGATCTTCGTACACTATTTAATGAGGCAAAGAGAAAATACAATAATGACGAACTTGGTATAATCAGGATAAAGCACTACCCATTCACCAAGTACAAAGTAGGTTCCCCTCCAGCAACTAAAGTTCGAAGTTTTAGTGTTGAAGAGGTAATTCAAATCCGCGATGCAGACGTACCAAAAGATACCCGTATTGAATTGGCGAGAGATATGTTTATGTTATCCTTTTATCTCTGCGGCACAAATGCTGTTGATTTCTACCATGCTTCCGAAGTAAACGTCATAGATGGTCGTTTTGAATACAAACGTTCAAAAACCCAAGGCAGAAGACAGGATGAAGCCTTTATTAGCATTAAGATTGTTGATGAAGCAAAACCTTTACTTGAAAAATATTTGGGAAAATTGAACAACAGATATGGTGCTTATGATTATTTGGATTATGCTTTATATAAAGGAATGAAGGGCTTGCGGGACTTGACCGGCTTACTCGAAATTACCTTGTATTGGGCCCGGCATACCTTTGGTACTTTAGCAAGGAATGATTGCCGGATGAGCATCGACGATATTGCTGAAGCGCTAAATCACATTGACAATGGCCATGCGACCACTGATATTTATTTAGCTAAAGATTGGGGAATTGTAGATGATGTGCAATGCGAGGTGGTTGATTTGATTGTTCAATTTCAAAATGCGAAAGAGAACGTTATAAATATTAATTATTCCACATCACGAGGATCAATGAGGGTTGTAAGCGCTTAA
- a CDS encoding ISAon1 family transposase N-terminal region protein, translating to MSNAYETLVRLILPEGLLDYFELTDVKPSESGQLNIYLEEKNLPPAGYEKAQIESKGFLPETAIQDFPIRGHKVALCIKRRRWEVKSSGEVITRDWDLVRKGARMTTEFGLFLKGIFG from the coding sequence TTGTCCAACGCATACGAAACCCTGGTCCGCCTTATACTTCCTGAAGGCTTGTTAGATTATTTTGAACTGACTGACGTTAAACCGTCAGAAAGTGGTCAGCTGAATATTTACCTGGAAGAAAAGAACCTGCCTCCTGCCGGTTATGAAAAGGCACAAATAGAGTCAAAAGGCTTTCTGCCTGAAACAGCTATCCAGGACTTTCCGATCCGTGGTCATAAGGTAGCACTCTGTATTAAACGGCGCAGATGGGAAGTAAAATCCAGCGGTGAGGTCATCACCAGGGACTGGGATTTAGTACGAAAAGGGGCACGAATGACAACGGAATTCGGCCTTTTTTTAAAAGGTATATTTGGATAA